In Pengzhenrongella sicca, a single genomic region encodes these proteins:
- a CDS encoding alpha/beta fold hydrolase codes for MGPRVATTVHYVEHGAGRPVVVLHGAGVDHREAEACFEPCFVGRAGFRRIYPDLPGMGRTAAPAELRGAADVLDVLLGFAAEIAGGGEYLLIGHSAGGYFAQAMAARAPTRVAGLALVCPLLPGVRDVPAHRVVTGSAELGDDVFRDYFVVHSPEMLERYERFVAPSAALVDQAALERLGAHWELPDEPGPAYSGPALVVAGRLDSVVGYAAAEDLAHRYPRACLAVVDDSGHALPHERPGLLRGLVADWLERVEGAA; via the coding sequence ATGGGCCCTCGCGTCGCCACGACCGTCCACTACGTCGAGCACGGAGCGGGCCGGCCGGTGGTGGTGCTGCATGGCGCCGGCGTCGACCACCGCGAGGCGGAGGCGTGCTTCGAACCGTGCTTCGTCGGGCGTGCGGGCTTCCGGCGGATCTACCCCGACCTGCCGGGGATGGGGCGCACGGCGGCTCCCGCCGAGCTCCGCGGCGCCGCGGACGTCCTCGACGTGCTGCTCGGCTTCGCCGCGGAGATCGCGGGCGGGGGCGAGTACCTCCTGATCGGCCACTCGGCGGGTGGCTACTTCGCGCAGGCGATGGCCGCCAGGGCGCCGACGCGGGTCGCCGGTCTCGCCCTGGTATGCCCGTTGCTGCCCGGCGTGCGTGACGTCCCCGCCCATCGCGTGGTCACCGGTTCGGCCGAGCTCGGCGACGACGTCTTTCGGGACTACTTCGTGGTGCACAGCCCCGAGATGCTCGAGCGGTACGAGCGCTTCGTCGCGCCGTCCGCGGCGCTGGTCGATCAGGCGGCGCTCGAGCGCCTCGGCGCGCACTGGGAGCTCCCGGACGAACCCGGACCGGCCTACTCCGGTCCGGCGCTGGTGGTCGCCGGCCGGCTGGACTCCGTGGTCGGGTACGCGGCCGCCGAAGACCTCGCGCACCGCTATCCGCGCGCCTGCCTCGCGGTGGTGGACGACTCCGGCCACGCGCTGCCGCACGAGCGCCCCGGCCTCCTGCGCGGGCTCGTCGCGGACTGGCTCGAGCGCGTCGAGGGCGCGGCCTGA
- a CDS encoding EAL domain-containing protein, with the protein MATLGISPTASSAVLEWVRDGAGNTTGGLLSDVCVPALLVAASIRAEDVDELFRGDAALRCVVLHGPDGPVLVDRSWFEMTITGRLGYGRLLHASTAVLDLISEPSLVLAHDCTVAAAASAVIARRVPGGAASAVVVQWPDGTLGVAHVSTLFEQLARQYAYQSWHDPLTMLPNRRYLMDQIRLMELQLASGGDSWQAVLFYIDLDRFKDINDLLGHSAGDQVLAQFAARLLSVSRAGDIVVRLGGDEFAILTAAPLTVAQSGAIAARLVLEAAAPFVVDVTDSTGTVQEHTVTIGASVGVAHSDPARPSVLVTSLEVLLKQADIAMYRAKEHGRGRAAHYDPQMRAGLETTETTTARRRMERRLRAAIEHGTLTVHYQPVVALPSGRVTGVEALARWHDPALGNVPPDQFIPLAEDTGLILDLGEWVLRAACREAARPAEGVDTGLTVAVNVSPVQLTQPGFVAVVLGALRDTGLAPHRLCLEITETAAISDLEVTASRLRELRSHGVGIALDDFGTGHSSLTMLRALPLTIVKIDRSFVENVARSAQDAVLVRMVIETAHTLGLEVCAEGIEDADQARQLVALGCDTAQGWYFGMPEPPSERLTQSLRATVGPDMFDAAGPAPVPLGATDELVLVTTAARLITYASSTSSALVGWTPQQLVGTYLLDHLHPESAAHLSALEPGAFHDGHATHRVQHRDGTDRWLDTRTKALREADGTIREVISVCRDVTATTHVQAALADSEEKFQCAFDDSPTGMVLSGLDGQIVRANPAFAAMIGHSPTQLVGRSIAELTHPDDLALDRANLRELTTGAATRHELTKRHNHRDGSQVTVNVRASVMRDRSGNRAYVIAHVTRATRNG; encoded by the coding sequence GTGGCAACCCTGGGCATCTCACCGACCGCGTCGAGCGCCGTGCTGGAGTGGGTGCGAGACGGCGCCGGCAACACGACCGGAGGCCTGCTCTCGGACGTCTGCGTGCCAGCTCTCCTCGTCGCCGCGTCGATCCGGGCGGAGGACGTGGACGAGCTCTTTCGGGGTGACGCCGCGCTGCGCTGCGTCGTCCTGCACGGACCGGACGGTCCCGTGCTGGTGGATCGATCCTGGTTCGAGATGACGATCACCGGCCGGCTCGGCTACGGCCGGCTCCTGCATGCCTCCACTGCCGTCCTCGACCTCATCTCCGAACCGTCGCTCGTCCTCGCGCACGACTGCACGGTCGCCGCCGCGGCGTCCGCGGTCATCGCCCGGCGCGTCCCCGGCGGGGCGGCCTCAGCGGTGGTGGTGCAGTGGCCGGACGGGACGTTGGGCGTGGCCCACGTCTCGACCCTGTTCGAGCAGCTCGCGCGCCAGTACGCCTACCAGTCCTGGCACGACCCGCTGACGATGCTGCCGAACCGGCGATACCTGATGGATCAGATCCGGCTCATGGAGCTCCAGCTCGCGAGCGGCGGCGACAGCTGGCAGGCGGTGCTGTTCTACATCGACCTCGACCGGTTCAAGGACATCAACGACCTGCTCGGCCACAGCGCCGGCGACCAGGTGCTCGCCCAGTTCGCCGCCCGGCTGCTGTCGGTGTCGCGGGCGGGAGACATCGTCGTGCGTCTCGGCGGCGACGAGTTCGCGATCCTGACCGCCGCGCCGCTGACCGTCGCCCAGTCCGGTGCGATCGCGGCGCGCCTCGTCCTGGAGGCCGCGGCACCGTTCGTCGTCGACGTCACCGACTCCACCGGCACGGTGCAGGAGCACACGGTGACGATCGGCGCGAGCGTCGGGGTCGCGCACTCGGACCCCGCCCGGCCGAGCGTCCTCGTGACGTCGCTGGAGGTGCTGCTCAAGCAGGCCGACATCGCGATGTACCGCGCCAAGGAGCACGGCCGGGGGCGCGCAGCGCACTACGACCCGCAGATGCGCGCCGGCCTCGAGACCACGGAGACGACGACCGCGCGCCGACGGATGGAGCGACGCCTGCGCGCCGCGATCGAGCACGGCACGCTCACGGTGCACTACCAGCCCGTCGTCGCCCTGCCCTCGGGGCGGGTCACCGGTGTCGAGGCGCTTGCTCGATGGCACGACCCGGCGCTCGGCAACGTCCCGCCCGACCAGTTCATCCCGCTCGCCGAGGACACCGGCCTCATCCTCGACCTCGGCGAATGGGTCCTGCGCGCGGCGTGCCGCGAGGCCGCGCGCCCGGCCGAGGGCGTCGACACGGGGCTGACGGTCGCGGTCAACGTCTCCCCCGTGCAGCTCACCCAGCCGGGCTTCGTCGCCGTGGTGCTGGGCGCCCTCCGCGACACTGGGCTGGCGCCCCACCGACTGTGCCTGGAGATCACCGAGACGGCCGCGATCAGCGACCTCGAGGTGACCGCGAGCCGCCTGCGCGAGCTACGGTCCCACGGCGTGGGGATCGCGCTCGACGACTTCGGCACCGGCCACTCGTCGTTGACGATGCTGCGGGCGCTGCCGTTGACCATCGTCAAGATCGACCGTTCGTTCGTGGAGAACGTCGCCCGCAGCGCCCAGGATGCCGTCCTCGTGCGCATGGTCATCGAGACCGCGCACACGCTGGGGCTGGAGGTCTGCGCCGAGGGGATCGAGGACGCCGACCAGGCTCGCCAGCTCGTCGCCCTGGGCTGCGACACCGCTCAGGGCTGGTACTTCGGCATGCCGGAGCCGCCCTCCGAGCGACTGACCCAGTCCCTTCGCGCGACCGTCGGCCCGGACATGTTCGACGCCGCCGGGCCGGCCCCGGTCCCGCTCGGCGCCACCGATGAGCTCGTCCTGGTGACCACCGCCGCCCGGCTCATCACGTACGCGTCCTCGACGAGCTCGGCACTGGTCGGCTGGACGCCGCAGCAGCTGGTCGGGACCTACCTGCTGGACCATCTGCACCCCGAGTCCGCAGCGCACCTGTCCGCCCTAGAGCCGGGCGCCTTCCACGATGGCCATGCGACCCACCGGGTGCAGCACCGCGACGGCACCGATCGATGGCTCGACACCCGCACGAAGGCGCTGCGCGAAGCCGACGGGACGATCCGCGAAGTCATCTCCGTCTGCCGCGACGTCACTGCGACGACCCACGTCCAGGCCGCGCTGGCCGACAGCGAGGAAAAGTTCCAGTGCGCGTTCGACGACTCCCCGACCGGCATGGTGCTCAGCGGCCTCGACGGCCAGATCGTGCGCGCCAACCCCGCGTTCGCCGCCATGATCGGTCACTCCCCGACGCAGCTCGTCGGGCGCTCGATCGCGGAGCTCACGCACCCGGACGACCTCGCTCTCGATCGAGCGAACCTCCGCGAGCTCACGACCGGGGCCGCCACCCGACACGAGCTCACCAAGCGCCACAACCACCGGGACGGCAGCCAGGTCACGGTGAACGTCCGGGCGTCGGTCATGCGCGACCGCAGTGGAAACCGCGCCTACGTGATCGCCCATGTGACCCGGGCGACTCGCAACGGGTAG
- a CDS encoding arsenate reductase/protein-tyrosine-phosphatase family protein, whose protein sequence is MRSDRNAALERRAMVHAALSEPSRLAVVDALSVGDASPSELQGLLGMPSNLLAHHLKVLEQAEIVARSRSQGDGRRTYLRLVAGSLADLLPTGALPTGVAPPARVVFVCTHNSARSQLAVALWRERSQVPATSAGTHPAAAVDPGALATARRHGLELRGARPRAMADVAGDGDVVITVCDRAHEELGGAALVHWSVPDPVRVGTDDAFDRAFEELTHRVGNLAARVHVPQPDQ, encoded by the coding sequence ATGAGATCCGACCGGAACGCTGCGCTCGAACGTCGCGCGATGGTGCACGCCGCGTTGAGCGAGCCCTCACGCCTCGCGGTGGTGGACGCGTTGAGCGTGGGCGACGCGTCGCCGTCGGAGCTGCAAGGGCTGCTCGGAATGCCGTCCAATCTCCTGGCCCACCACCTCAAGGTGCTCGAGCAGGCCGAGATCGTGGCCCGGTCACGGTCGCAGGGCGACGGCCGGCGCACGTACCTCCGGCTCGTCGCCGGGTCGCTGGCCGACCTGCTGCCGACGGGTGCGCTGCCGACCGGTGTCGCCCCGCCTGCGCGGGTGGTCTTCGTCTGCACGCACAACTCGGCGCGCTCCCAGCTCGCGGTGGCGCTGTGGCGCGAACGCAGCCAGGTGCCCGCGACGTCGGCGGGAACCCATCCGGCCGCGGCGGTGGATCCGGGCGCGCTCGCTACGGCGCGCCGGCACGGGCTCGAGCTGCGCGGCGCCCGGCCGCGCGCGATGGCCGACGTCGCGGGCGACGGCGACGTCGTCATCACCGTCTGCGACCGGGCCCACGAGGAGCTGGGGGGCGCGGCACTCGTGCACTGGTCCGTCCCCGATCCCGTCCGGGTCGGCACCGACGACGCCTTCGACCGAGCGTTCGAGGAGCTCACCCACCGGGTCGGCAACCTCGCCGCTCGCGTGCACGTCCCGCAGCCCGATCAGTGA
- a CDS encoding YciI family protein, translating to MRYLQLIRVAPDAEPGSDEDPTAWVEDTTRRGIRLRGDRLRPEDDATTVRRHDGATLVTDGPFAEAREQIGGFDLLEAADLAEAVAVAAAHPVTRFGAIELRAVAPFGDPELDAAGPPEAADAPAPAGWHTYVLLMGVDGDAPGPDFDDPATQEAWRTPLREWIADGRRRGLLIDGAALTGPEQATTVRVQDGRTVVVDGPFAEAREHVGGYQVIQAPSLDDAIELAATHPASAVGPIEIRPVWPM from the coding sequence GTGAGATATCTGCAGCTGATCCGCGTCGCCCCCGACGCCGAGCCGGGATCCGACGAGGACCCGACCGCGTGGGTCGAGGACACGACCCGACGGGGCATCCGCCTGCGAGGCGACCGCCTGCGGCCCGAGGACGACGCGACGACCGTGCGCCGTCACGACGGGGCGACGCTCGTCACCGACGGACCGTTCGCCGAGGCCCGCGAGCAGATCGGCGGGTTCGACCTGCTCGAGGCCGCCGACCTCGCCGAGGCCGTCGCCGTCGCGGCCGCGCACCCGGTGACGCGCTTCGGCGCGATCGAGCTCCGCGCGGTCGCGCCCTTCGGCGACCCCGAGCTCGATGCCGCCGGCCCGCCCGAGGCGGCTGACGCCCCGGCCCCTGCGGGATGGCACACCTACGTCCTGCTCATGGGCGTCGACGGCGACGCCCCCGGGCCGGACTTCGACGACCCGGCGACGCAGGAGGCGTGGCGCACGCCCCTGCGAGAGTGGATCGCCGACGGCCGACGCCGGGGTCTCCTGATCGACGGGGCCGCCCTGACCGGACCCGAGCAGGCGACGACCGTCCGCGTGCAGGACGGCCGCACCGTCGTCGTCGACGGACCGTTCGCCGAGGCCCGCGAGCACGTCGGGGGCTATCAGGTGATCCAGGCCCCCAGCCTGGACGACGCGATCGAGCTCGCCGCGACCCACCCCGCGAGCGCCGTCGGGCCGATCGAGATCCGGCCCGTATGGCCGATGTGA
- a CDS encoding maleylpyruvate isomerase family mycothiol-dependent enzyme, which produces MPTHQLDHLAELVDVQEAFGSSIGEVDPRAPVPSCGTWEVHDLVVHLATIHHWAAAQGRGVDDAPLGPGPFVLGDLYRACARELRDTLSELGPDAIGATLLGPGPASFWRRRQLHEALVHLWDLRTAGGLGLAVRPPVWADTVDEVVTVLHPRQVRLGRMPRLRAPIELAATDVDRMWRLDSAAGGPAVARLRAPASVLALTLWGRSSPDDPRLEVSGDRTALRAALAGPLTP; this is translated from the coding sequence ATGCCGACGCACCAGCTCGACCACCTGGCCGAGCTGGTCGACGTCCAGGAGGCCTTCGGGTCATCGATCGGCGAGGTCGACCCGCGGGCGCCCGTGCCGTCGTGCGGCACGTGGGAGGTGCACGACCTCGTCGTTCACCTCGCCACGATCCATCACTGGGCCGCGGCGCAGGGCCGCGGCGTCGACGACGCGCCGCTCGGTCCCGGCCCGTTCGTGCTCGGCGACCTCTACCGCGCGTGCGCCCGCGAGCTGCGGGACACGTTGAGCGAGCTGGGCCCGGACGCCATCGGTGCGACGCTGCTCGGCCCGGGCCCGGCGTCGTTCTGGCGGCGCCGGCAGCTGCACGAGGCGCTCGTGCATCTGTGGGACCTGCGGACGGCCGGCGGGCTCGGCCTCGCGGTCCGGCCACCGGTCTGGGCGGACACCGTGGACGAGGTCGTAACCGTGCTGCACCCGCGTCAGGTGCGGCTGGGCAGGATGCCGCGCCTGCGCGCGCCGATCGAGCTCGCCGCGACCGACGTCGACCGCATGTGGCGCCTCGACAGCGCCGCTGGCGGCCCGGCGGTCGCCCGGCTGCGGGCGCCCGCCTCGGTCCTGGCCCTGACGCTCTGGGGGCGCAGCTCGCCGGACGACCCGCGCCTCGAGGTGTCGGGCGACCGGACCGCGCTGCGCGCGGCGCTGGCCGGTCCGCTCACGCCCTGA
- a CDS encoding SixA phosphatase family protein, which yields MILVRHAHAESKARWDHDESLRPLSVRGELQAEALDLVFATDAITKLWSSPTVRCRQTLAPLATRRGLDIVDHPLLAKGADPERLLPWVLAHAGEPWAVCTHGEVFEALFRVGRAAGMVAARPMVTEKGAAWRVVGHPDGSIDMEYVPPRILR from the coding sequence GTGATCCTTGTCCGCCATGCCCATGCCGAGAGCAAGGCGCGGTGGGACCATGACGAGTCGTTGCGGCCGCTGTCCGTGCGTGGGGAGCTTCAGGCCGAGGCGCTCGACCTGGTCTTCGCGACCGACGCCATCACGAAGCTGTGGTCGAGCCCGACGGTGCGCTGCCGCCAGACGCTCGCGCCACTCGCCACCCGGCGGGGCCTCGACATCGTGGACCACCCGTTGCTGGCCAAGGGTGCGGACCCGGAGCGCCTGCTCCCGTGGGTGCTGGCGCACGCGGGCGAGCCCTGGGCGGTGTGCACCCACGGCGAGGTCTTCGAGGCCCTGTTCCGCGTGGGGCGTGCCGCCGGGATGGTCGCCGCGCGACCGATGGTCACGGAGAAGGGTGCCGCCTGGCGCGTCGTCGGCCATCCCGACGGCTCGATCGACATGGAGTACGTGCCGCCACGGATCCTGCGCTGA
- a CDS encoding three-helix bundle dimerization domain-containing protein, translated as MVTIDEQQALAQVCDRLAERYPAVPPVDIRRAVDTAHRRLDGRPVRNYVPVLVERAARETLRAAEGPRAAVLTAH; from the coding sequence ATGGTGACTATCGACGAGCAGCAGGCGCTGGCGCAGGTGTGCGACCGGTTGGCCGAGCGATACCCGGCCGTCCCGCCCGTCGACATCCGCCGGGCGGTGGACACCGCACATCGCCGGCTGGACGGTCGGCCCGTGCGCAACTACGTGCCGGTGCTGGTCGAGCGCGCGGCGCGCGAGACGTTGCGCGCCGCCGAGGGGCCCCGCGCGGCGGTGCTGACCGCGCACTAG
- a CDS encoding arsenate reductase ArsC, translated as MPESPTRPSALFVCVHNAGRSQMAAGFLATLSGGAVEVRSAGSLPADQINPAAVAAMLEVGIDLRAEHPKVLTTEAVRASDVVITMGCGDVCPIFPGKRYEDWALDDPAGQGVEAVRPIRDEIRARVLALLAELGVEPVPVPV; from the coding sequence ATGCCCGAGTCCCCCACCCGCCCCAGCGCCCTCTTCGTCTGCGTGCACAACGCCGGCCGCTCGCAGATGGCCGCGGGGTTCCTCGCGACGCTGTCCGGCGGCGCCGTCGAGGTCCGATCGGCCGGCTCCCTGCCCGCCGACCAGATCAACCCCGCCGCCGTGGCCGCGATGCTCGAGGTCGGGATCGACCTGCGCGCCGAGCACCCGAAGGTCCTCACGACCGAGGCGGTCCGGGCGTCCGACGTCGTCATCACGATGGGCTGCGGCGACGTCTGCCCAATCTTCCCCGGCAAGCGCTACGAGGACTGGGCGCTCGACGACCCGGCCGGCCAGGGCGTCGAGGCGGTCCGCCCGATCCGCGACGAGATCCGCGCCCGCGTCCTCGCGCTCCTGGCCGAGCTCGGCGTCGAACCGGTGCCGGTGCCCGTCTGA